The window GCTCGAATGAAACCCGCTGAAAAAACCATCCTGACCGCCGCCCTCATCGCCGTTTCCGGGGCGGCGGTGGTGCTGTCCCTGTCACTGGGGAGCACCTTCATCTCCCCGTACGCGCTCATCCAGGCCCTCGGGGGCGACAGGGATTCCATCGAGTTCATCATCCTCACGAAGCTCAGGCTTCCCCGGCTTTTCATGGCGCTGGCGGTGGGGGCGTCACTCGCGGTAAGCGGCGCCCTTTACCAGTCACTCCTCCGGAACCCTCTCGCGGACCCCTACACCATAGGCGTCTCGGGGGGAGCGTCGCTGGGGGCAACCGTGGCGATTGTCGCGTCGCTCTCCGCGGCGTGGGTCGTGTTCGCCGCGTTCACGGGCGCGATCGCCGTAATCGCCGCGGTGTACCTGCTCGCCCGAAGGCTTCGCATGGGCAACACGCCCCTCATCCTGGGAGGCATCGCCCTCTCCTTTATTTTTTCGTCGGCGGTGATGCTCCTGTTCTCGGTGAGCCGCGCGGAACAGGTCCACCGCGCGCTCATGTGGCTCATGGGTGACCTTGGCATCGCGCGTTATGCGATACTTCTTCCGGGATCCCTTCTCGCGCTCGCCCTGGCCGTCCTCTCCTGGGCGCACGCGCGCCAGCTCGACATCCTCTCGTTCGGCGAGTCCTTCGCGAAGGGACTGGGCGTGAGCCGCGCGGAGATCGTGCGCATCTTCTGGATAGGCTCCATGCTGGC of the Spirochaetota bacterium genome contains:
- a CDS encoding iron ABC transporter permease, with the protein product MKPAEKTILTAALIAVSGAAVVLSLSLGSTFISPYALIQALGGDRDSIEFIILTKLRLPRLFMALAVGASLAVSGALYQSLLRNPLADPYTIGVSGGASLGATVAIVASLSAAWVVFAAFTGAIAVIAAVYLLARRLRMGNTPLILGGIALSFIFSSAVMLLFSVSRAEQVHRALMWLMGDLGIARYAILLPGSLLALALAVLSWAHARQLDILSFGESFAKGLGVSRAEIVRIFWIGSMLAAVSVALAGVIGFVGLIVPHVVRLVSGPGHRRLLPYSALAGGAFLALADAAGRAIVPPYEIPAGVITGFFGGIFFLGLLLARGRDAA